Proteins from a single region of Synergistes jonesii:
- the glpX gene encoding class II fructose-bisphosphatase produces MSAPDRNLALEMVRATEAAAMAAGRWMGRGDKNGVDGAAVNAMRFILNTVEMDGVVVIGEGEKDEAPMLFNGEKLGTGEEPKVDIAVDPIDGTRLTSLGLPNAVSVVAFAERGTLFNPQHIFYMDKIATGPLAAHAINIEASPSDNIRAVARALRKSVEDVTVIVLDRPRHAELIKEIRSMRARIRLIPDGDVAGALSTCKPNSGIDLLMGVGGSPEAVITACAFKCVGGNMQCKLWPRNDEEREKCKEKGMDVNKVLTLNDLVSCENVFFAATGVTDGEWLKGVRYSGDGIETSSLVMRAKSGTMRYINAVHNVQKLDEISGIKYGAPSLGGYSCL; encoded by the coding sequence ATGTCTGCACCTGACAGAAACCTGGCTCTTGAAATGGTTCGTGCGACCGAAGCCGCTGCTATGGCCGCCGGACGCTGGATGGGACGTGGGGATAAGAATGGAGTCGACGGAGCTGCAGTTAACGCGATGCGCTTTATTCTCAATACTGTCGAAATGGACGGCGTAGTCGTAATCGGTGAAGGAGAAAAAGACGAAGCGCCGATGCTTTTCAACGGTGAAAAGCTCGGCACCGGCGAGGAGCCGAAGGTCGATATAGCGGTCGACCCGATCGACGGCACGCGCCTTACGTCGCTCGGACTTCCGAACGCAGTCAGCGTAGTCGCCTTTGCGGAACGCGGAACCCTCTTCAACCCGCAGCACATATTCTACATGGATAAGATCGCCACCGGCCCTCTCGCGGCGCACGCGATCAACATCGAAGCCTCTCCGTCGGACAACATCAGGGCCGTCGCGCGCGCTCTGAGAAAGTCGGTCGAAGACGTGACGGTGATCGTCCTTGACAGGCCGCGCCACGCGGAGCTCATCAAGGAGATTCGCTCGATGCGCGCGCGCATCCGCCTCATACCGGACGGCGACGTCGCCGGAGCCCTTTCGACCTGTAAGCCGAACTCCGGCATCGACCTTCTGATGGGCGTCGGCGGTTCGCCCGAAGCGGTCATCACGGCCTGCGCGTTCAAATGCGTCGGCGGCAACATGCAGTGCAAACTCTGGCCGCGCAACGACGAAGAGCGCGAAAAATGCAAGGAAAAGGGGATGGACGTCAACAAGGTCCTCACGCTCAACGACCTCGTCAGCTGCGAAAACGTATTCTTCGCCGCGACCGGCGTCACAGACGGCGAATGGCTCAAAGGAGTCCGTTATTCGGGAGACGGAATCGAAACGTCGTCGCTCGTCATGCGCGCTAAGAGCGGAACGATGCGCTACATAAATGCGGTCCACAACGTGCAGAAGCTGGACGAGATAAGCGGCATCAAATACGGCGCCCCCTCCCTCGGCGGCTATTCCTGCCTATAA
- the purB gene encoding adenylosuccinate lyase: protein MIPRYETPEIKKIWTDENRFRRWLDVELAAVRAWNEAGAIPDEDCKNIIERAGFSVERIREIEEVTQHDVIAFVSSVAETIGESGRFVHLGLTSSDVIDTASSLLLGESLDVVVAEMKKLHKLLGGKAVEYKLASCPGRTHGVHAEPTTFGLKLLNHYAELGRDIERLNQTKKEIMVGKLSGAVGTYANCPPKIEARVCELLGLAVDPVSTQIIQRDRHARIVTDLAIAGGTLERLALEIRHLQRTEVLEAIEPFKKGQKGSSAMPHKKNPILCERVCGMSRLLRGFALPALEDIALWHERDISHSSVERVMWPDAFHLAHYMTKKMIQIMSGLAVDTDKMMKDLDITKGLLFSGRVLIALVENEGISREAAYAIAQDDAMRCWNEKIPLLELLKSDPRISKTTHSELESLFDLGYYLKHIDEVFARFPELGGAEASK from the coding sequence GTGATACCGCGCTACGAAACGCCAGAAATAAAAAAGATTTGGACGGACGAAAACAGATTCCGCCGCTGGCTCGACGTCGAGCTCGCGGCGGTGCGGGCTTGGAACGAAGCCGGAGCCATACCCGACGAGGACTGCAAAAACATTATTGAGCGCGCCGGATTTTCCGTCGAACGCATACGCGAGATCGAAGAGGTGACGCAGCACGATGTCATCGCGTTCGTTTCGAGCGTGGCCGAAACTATAGGGGAGTCGGGGCGCTTCGTGCATCTCGGCCTGACGAGCAGCGACGTGATCGACACGGCGTCGTCGCTGCTGCTCGGCGAGAGCCTCGACGTAGTGGTCGCCGAGATGAAAAAGCTGCACAAGCTGCTCGGAGGGAAGGCCGTCGAATATAAATTGGCTTCCTGCCCGGGACGCACCCACGGAGTGCACGCCGAGCCGACGACCTTCGGCCTCAAGCTGCTCAACCACTACGCCGAGCTCGGACGCGACATAGAGCGCCTCAACCAGACGAAAAAAGAGATAATGGTCGGCAAACTCTCCGGCGCGGTCGGGACCTACGCGAACTGCCCGCCGAAGATAGAAGCGAGGGTATGCGAGCTGCTCGGCCTTGCCGTAGACCCCGTCTCGACGCAGATAATCCAGCGCGACAGGCACGCGAGAATCGTCACGGACCTCGCGATAGCGGGGGGGACGCTCGAGCGCTTAGCGCTGGAGATCCGCCATCTGCAGCGCACGGAGGTTCTCGAAGCGATAGAGCCTTTCAAAAAGGGGCAGAAAGGCTCCTCGGCGATGCCCCACAAGAAAAACCCGATACTCTGCGAGAGAGTCTGCGGTATGTCGCGCCTGCTGAGGGGCTTCGCGCTGCCGGCGCTCGAAGACATCGCGCTGTGGCACGAGCGCGACATAAGCCATTCGTCGGTCGAGCGCGTGATGTGGCCCGACGCTTTCCACCTCGCCCACTACATGACGAAAAAGATGATACAGATCATGAGCGGCCTCGCCGTCGACACAGACAAAATGATGAAGGACCTCGACATCACGAAGGGGCTGCTCTTCTCGGGGCGCGTTCTCATCGCCCTCGTTGAAAACGAAGGAATCAGCCGCGAGGCGGCCTACGCTATCGCGCAGGACGACGCGATGCGCTGCTGGAACGAAAAAATACCGCTCCTCGAGCTGCTTAAGAGCGACCCGCGTATAAGCAAAACGACTCATTCTGAACTGGAAAGTTTGTTTGATTTGGGGTATTATCTTAAACACATAGACGAAGTCTTCGCCCGCTTTCCCGAATTAGGCGGCGCCGAAGCTTCAAAATAA
- a CDS encoding DUF4416 family protein: MSETPNNVLLHECEDRDPRDPLVKKIAALLVPRGGAEVYDNMRSLLEKIWGEPERVSERIPFDWTDYYEKIAPELDRIFFSYPGLYPMSKLPRWKLESCAVEKMTGESRRVNIDPGCVDGARLLLASTKGQAHRVYLREGIFCEVTLCRRKGRWERFFYTFPDFASGAYDEWLEAVRKDWKKEIKNIL, encoded by the coding sequence ATGTCAGAGACGCCGAATAACGTTCTGCTTCACGAATGCGAAGACAGAGACCCGCGCGACCCTCTCGTGAAAAAGATCGCCGCTCTGCTTGTTCCGCGCGGCGGCGCGGAAGTCTACGACAATATGCGCTCGTTGCTCGAAAAAATATGGGGGGAGCCGGAGCGCGTCAGCGAAAGAATCCCCTTTGACTGGACCGACTACTACGAAAAGATAGCGCCGGAGCTTGACAGAATATTTTTTTCGTATCCCGGACTATATCCTATGTCGAAACTGCCCAGATGGAAGCTCGAAAGCTGCGCCGTCGAGAAAATGACGGGCGAAAGCAGGCGCGTAAATATCGACCCGGGATGTGTCGACGGAGCGAGGCTGCTCCTCGCGTCGACGAAGGGGCAGGCGCACCGCGTCTATCTGAGAGAGGGAATCTTCTGCGAGGTCACGCTCTGCAGGCGCAAGGGGAGATGGGAGCGCTTCTTCTACACCTTTCCGGACTTTGCGAGCGGCGCTTACGACGAATGGCTCGAAGCGGTGCGCAAAGACTGGAAAAAAGAAATAAAAAATATTTTATAG
- the ftsY gene encoding signal recognition particle-docking protein FtsY yields MSFFKNFAEKLKNAGNKWTQSVSNIFSDDPVTDDFWDELEESLILGDVGVDTTEELITELKRIMVERRITKRGELKAEFAGLLVSRLEAVPKMGAPLDLSAKPSVIIMIGVNGSGKTTTSGKLASQLKGEGKRVIMAAADTFRAAAIEQLKAWGGRAGVRVVAQAPESDPAAVVYDSIMAAKASGADVIIADTAGRLHTKSNLMEELSKIARVIKREIPEGPAEVLIVLDAVTGQNGFIQAETFAKAMPVTGVVLTKFDNTSKGGIVIAIADRLKMPIRYVGLGEGVDDLQLFEPKTFVETLLDVRDAE; encoded by the coding sequence ATGAGCTTTTTCAAAAACTTCGCCGAAAAGCTGAAAAACGCCGGTAACAAATGGACGCAGAGCGTCTCCAACATCTTCTCCGACGACCCGGTTACCGACGACTTCTGGGACGAACTCGAAGAAAGCCTGATATTGGGCGACGTCGGAGTCGACACGACTGAAGAGCTTATCACCGAACTTAAAAGAATTATGGTCGAGCGGAGGATAACGAAGCGCGGAGAATTGAAGGCGGAATTCGCCGGCTTGTTGGTCTCCCGCCTCGAAGCCGTGCCGAAGATGGGCGCGCCTTTAGACCTCTCAGCAAAGCCGTCGGTTATAATCATGATAGGCGTGAACGGAAGCGGCAAGACGACCACCTCTGGCAAGCTCGCCTCCCAACTCAAGGGCGAAGGCAAACGAGTAATCATGGCGGCGGCCGACACCTTCCGCGCCGCGGCGATAGAACAGCTCAAAGCTTGGGGGGGCCGAGCTGGCGTGCGAGTCGTAGCGCAGGCGCCGGAGAGCGATCCCGCCGCTGTGGTGTACGATTCGATCATGGCCGCGAAGGCCTCCGGCGCCGACGTGATAATCGCCGACACTGCGGGACGGCTGCACACGAAATCCAACCTGATGGAAGAGCTTTCGAAAATAGCGCGCGTCATAAAGCGCGAAATTCCCGAAGGGCCCGCCGAGGTCTTGATAGTCCTCGACGCGGTGACGGGGCAGAACGGCTTCATACAAGCCGAGACCTTCGCTAAGGCGATGCCCGTCACCGGCGTCGTGCTGACGAAATTCGACAATACGTCGAAAGGCGGCATCGTGATAGCGATCGCCGACAGGCTGAAAATGCCGATAAGATACGTCGGACTCGGCGAGGGCGTAGACGACCTCCAGCTCTTCGAGCCGAAAACGTTCGTGGAGACTCTGCTCGATGTCAGAGACGCCGAATAA
- a CDS encoding PSP1 domain-containing protein: MSKYLAVYGKPRYLGLVEHEEEIEKGETLVVESVRGKELAVVVGAVSEEQETLYRQMRSTLEHSDGMAKNSEPVVTDLTFVDFASDGDLDDAEEYRSEEKNILASAKKLLLPHNLDMKLIDVEFLHERRKLFFYFSSEQRVDFRAYVRDLAREFKTRIELRQVGVRDEAKIIRGVGPCGRPCCCSYWLNQFSPICIKMVKEQNLALNPAKISGICGRLMCCMCYEHEVYREAWEGLPNPGSKIKTPAGNVVVSGIDISSNCLRCFIPNKGEVKVAKDKFEEFKEVVSGGGEWAEPEDIVEEPSFKMQDIFPKCMMPRFEASETPAESAQGKRCPQKVERMGGNDAERGNNQGAGGAKKKRRRSQKREDRQPRETAEGAEAQKPKRVEAAKRPKEGAAQGVEERAEKRQQHRRRRPAPKKNDDGAQTAKAEVQQ; the protein is encoded by the coding sequence ATGAGCAAATATTTGGCGGTTTATGGTAAGCCGCGTTATTTAGGACTTGTCGAGCATGAAGAAGAAATAGAGAAGGGAGAGACCCTCGTCGTTGAATCGGTGCGCGGCAAGGAGCTGGCGGTCGTCGTCGGCGCGGTAAGCGAGGAGCAGGAGACCCTCTACCGCCAGATGAGGAGCACGCTCGAACACAGCGACGGGATGGCGAAGAACTCCGAACCCGTCGTCACCGACCTCACGTTTGTCGATTTCGCGTCGGATGGTGATCTCGACGACGCCGAAGAGTACCGCAGCGAAGAAAAAAACATCCTCGCGTCGGCGAAAAAGCTCCTGCTGCCGCACAACCTCGACATGAAGCTTATAGACGTGGAGTTCCTGCACGAGAGGCGCAAGCTCTTCTTCTACTTCTCCTCGGAACAGAGAGTAGACTTCCGCGCCTACGTGCGCGACCTTGCGCGCGAGTTCAAAACGCGCATAGAGCTCAGGCAGGTCGGCGTGCGCGACGAGGCGAAGATAATCCGCGGTGTAGGGCCGTGCGGCCGCCCCTGCTGCTGCAGCTACTGGCTCAATCAGTTTTCGCCGATATGCATAAAGATGGTAAAGGAGCAGAATCTCGCGCTCAACCCCGCGAAGATATCCGGCATATGCGGCAGGCTCATGTGCTGCATGTGCTACGAGCACGAGGTCTACCGCGAGGCGTGGGAAGGCTTGCCGAATCCGGGCTCGAAGATAAAGACTCCGGCCGGCAACGTCGTCGTAAGCGGCATCGACATCTCCTCAAACTGCCTGCGCTGCTTTATTCCAAATAAAGGAGAGGTAAAAGTCGCGAAGGATAAGTTCGAAGAGTTCAAGGAAGTCGTCTCAGGCGGTGGCGAATGGGCCGAACCCGAAGATATAGTCGAAGAGCCCTCCTTCAAGATGCAGGATATTTTCCCGAAGTGTATGATGCCGCGCTTTGAAGCTTCCGAAACGCCGGCGGAGTCGGCGCAGGGAAAGCGCTGTCCACAAAAAGTCGAGCGGATGGGCGGAAACGACGCGGAACGGGGGAATAATCAAGGCGCCGGCGGAGCGAAAAAGAAAAGAAGACGCTCTCAGAAACGCGAAGATAGGCAGCCGCGCGAAACCGCAGAGGGCGCGGAGGCGCAGAAGCCGAAGCGCGTGGAGGCGGCGAAACGTCCGAAGGAGGGCGCAGCGCAGGGCGTTGAAGAGCGCGCCGAGAAACGTCAGCAGCACCGCCGCAGGCGTCCGGCCCCGAAGAAAAACGACGACGGCGCGCAGACGGCAAAAGCGGAGGTGCAGCAATGA
- the tmk gene encoding dTMP kinase, with amino-acid sequence MFITFEGIDGCGKSTQAKMLFELLNKNGGAVLTREPGGWDGGDALRSLVLSGGLRHGWSEFFLFMLDRAEHAARVIEPALAAGRHVICERYHDSTLAYQVWGRGLPYGPLRDVLLLAGLPVPDVTFFFSVSPETALSRVSRRGAPDAFEREGLGFMKKIDEGYRTLAKNERSRWVVVECGKRTPEEIFENVRTSLRGKGLAI; translated from the coding sequence ATGTTTATCACCTTCGAGGGTATCGACGGCTGTGGAAAATCCACGCAGGCAAAAATGCTCTTCGAGCTTTTGAATAAAAACGGCGGCGCCGTTCTGACGCGCGAGCCCGGCGGATGGGACGGAGGCGACGCGCTGCGCTCGCTCGTTTTGAGCGGCGGGCTGCGCCACGGCTGGAGTGAATTTTTTCTCTTCATGCTCGACAGAGCGGAGCACGCCGCACGCGTCATAGAGCCGGCGCTCGCCGCAGGGCGCCACGTAATCTGCGAACGCTACCACGATTCGACGCTGGCTTACCAGGTATGGGGTAGAGGGCTGCCTTACGGCCCCCTGCGCGACGTGCTGCTCCTTGCGGGGCTCCCCGTGCCCGACGTCACCTTCTTCTTTTCGGTATCGCCGGAAACGGCTCTATCGCGCGTTTCCAGGCGCGGCGCGCCCGACGCCTTCGAGCGCGAGGGACTTGGCTTCATGAAGAAGATAGACGAAGGCTACCGCACCCTCGCGAAGAACGAACGTTCGCGCTGGGTCGTAGTGGAGTGCGGAAAGAGAACTCCCGAAGAGATTTTTGAGAACGTAAGGACGTCGCTGCGAGGAAAGGGGCTTGCTATATGA
- a CDS encoding MBL fold metallo-hydrolase, which yields MYEFVKLSDRCGYIKNPANVGVVSLGDRDVCLIDSGSDGEAARKILKKIRENKWNVRCIINTHSNADHTGGNQFIQSRTNCSVLSTDVECAIARNSYIEPSYLWGGRPYAELRNKFLMAKPTPQTKDLEANLPEGLQIIKLPGHYFDMVGIMACDGTCYIADAVFAEEIVRKYHIVFIYDVAKFLETLDMLDTLEAKIFVPAHAEPSADIRALTAANRAKVLEVAELIYDICSEPITFEKILKKLFYHYDLTMNHNQYVLVGSTVRSYIAYLHDGGRIDAEFIGNEMFWKKTN from the coding sequence GTGTACGAATTTGTGAAGCTGAGCGACAGATGCGGCTACATTAAAAATCCGGCTAACGTCGGAGTTGTTTCTCTCGGCGACAGAGACGTCTGCCTGATAGATTCCGGCAGCGACGGCGAGGCCGCCCGTAAGATATTGAAAAAAATCAGAGAAAACAAGTGGAACGTCCGCTGCATAATCAACACTCATTCAAACGCCGATCACACGGGCGGCAATCAATTCATACAGAGCCGCACGAACTGCAGCGTTCTTTCGACCGACGTAGAATGCGCGATCGCGCGCAACTCCTATATCGAGCCGTCGTATCTGTGGGGAGGCAGGCCCTACGCCGAGCTCCGCAACAAATTCCTGATGGCGAAGCCGACGCCCCAGACGAAGGATTTGGAAGCAAACCTTCCAGAAGGACTGCAAATAATAAAACTGCCCGGTCATTATTTCGACATGGTCGGGATAATGGCCTGCGACGGGACCTGCTACATAGCGGACGCCGTCTTTGCGGAAGAGATAGTGCGGAAATATCACATCGTTTTCATCTACGACGTCGCTAAATTTTTGGAAACGCTCGACATGCTTGATACGCTCGAGGCAAAGATATTCGTGCCCGCGCACGCTGAGCCGTCGGCGGATATACGCGCGCTGACCGCGGCGAACCGCGCGAAGGTGCTGGAGGTCGCAGAGCTCATCTACGACATATGCTCGGAGCCGATCACCTTCGAAAAAATATTGAAGAAGCTCTTCTACCATTACGATTTGACGATGAATCACAATCAGTACGTGCTCGTAGGAAGCACCGTACGCTCCTATATCGCATACCTACACGACGGCGGCAGGATAGACGCCGAATTCATCGGCAACGAAATGTTCTGGAAGAAGACGAATTGA
- a CDS encoding Crp/Fnr family transcriptional regulator has product MEIEEKYIPFWKELNDNERSMLARSAVERVLSKGALLHGGTAGCLGLLVVRSGQLRIFVLSDEGKEITIYRLFEFDICLFSASCAMNGIQFQISIEAERETKLWVIPAAVYKKLMGSSIAAANYTNRLMASRFSEVMWLMEQIMWKSFDKRLAGFLLEERAVEGSDTITLTHDKIAAHLGTAREVVTRMLRYFQSEGAVNLSRGSVALTDLKRLRELAE; this is encoded by the coding sequence ATGGAGATCGAAGAAAAGTATATTCCATTTTGGAAAGAGCTGAACGATAACGAACGGAGCATGCTTGCGCGCTCGGCCGTCGAGCGCGTGCTGTCGAAGGGGGCTTTGCTCCACGGCGGTACGGCGGGCTGCCTCGGGCTCCTCGTCGTCCGCTCCGGGCAGCTGAGAATCTTCGTCCTATCCGACGAGGGGAAGGAAATCACGATTTACCGCCTCTTTGAGTTCGACATCTGCCTCTTTTCCGCCTCATGCGCGATGAACGGCATACAATTTCAAATCTCCATAGAGGCCGAGAGAGAGACGAAGCTGTGGGTCATTCCAGCGGCGGTCTACAAAAAACTTATGGGTTCATCAATAGCGGCTGCCAACTACACGAACAGGCTGATGGCGTCGCGCTTCTCGGAGGTCATGTGGCTGATGGAGCAGATAATGTGGAAGAGCTTCGACAAGAGGCTAGCCGGCTTTTTGCTGGAGGAGCGCGCCGTTGAGGGAAGCGATACTATAACGCTTACGCACGATAAAATAGCGGCGCACCTCGGCACCGCGCGTGAGGTCGTGACGAGGATGCTACGCTATTTTCAGTCGGAGGGCGCGGTCAACTTGAGCAGAGGCAGCGTCGCGCTGACGGATTTAAAGCGCCTGCGCGAGCTGGCGGAATAG
- a CDS encoding methyltransferase family protein, producing the protein MKINKKVSHLAFKCRGLLWGIFAVGVLIFPGSFSMPRFIAGAALLLSGQALRLWAAGYIPKYRTEVIGAPLLITWGPYKWVRNPLYAGNAVMGLGWSLMVGWRWVPAFVIAFFLLYSLIVIPAEEEFLAEKFGAQYDDYRKTVPALIPWPRNGFPERSQSERPFDAKRAREEEIYSIRVNVVVTAAIIARLMIS; encoded by the coding sequence TTGAAAATAAATAAAAAAGTAAGCCATTTAGCGTTCAAATGCAGAGGGCTCTTGTGGGGGATATTCGCCGTCGGCGTCCTGATATTCCCCGGGAGCTTCAGCATGCCGCGATTTATAGCCGGCGCCGCGCTGCTTCTCTCGGGACAGGCTCTGCGCCTTTGGGCCGCCGGCTATATCCCGAAGTACCGCACCGAGGTGATAGGCGCGCCGCTCCTTATCACTTGGGGTCCCTACAAATGGGTGAGAAATCCTCTCTATGCGGGGAACGCGGTTATGGGGCTCGGCTGGTCGCTGATGGTCGGCTGGCGGTGGGTGCCCGCCTTCGTGATCGCCTTCTTTCTACTCTATTCTCTGATCGTCATACCCGCCGAGGAGGAGTTCCTCGCCGAAAAATTCGGAGCGCAGTACGACGATTACAGAAAAACAGTCCCCGCACTGATACCGTGGCCGCGAAACGGCTTCCCGGAGCGTTCGCAGAGCGAAAGGCCCTTCGACGCGAAGCGCGCGAGGGAAGAGGAAATATATTCGATTCGCGTCAACGTGGTAGTTACCGCCGCGATAATAGCGAGGCTGATGATAAGCTGA
- a CDS encoding lysylphosphatidylglycerol synthase transmembrane domain-containing protein has protein sequence MTVQKSFSIFIIIVILSIIGVLFFSIDASTFSMLQNADMKMLLCALLLVCVGWSLDACKFMTLARAAGERLSFKSTISVVWINYFGCAITPMQSGGGPFQIYLLYKEGVSVGKSVAITLVRTIQILILLALVIPFSLIADPELLERYACMRIYVCYVAFFVALCAFLLIVSVARPQLIKHWVNAALVWVRKVGFLKSKYLLRAVRWVSREVDAYNSNIKLFTTTGKWYFILSIFLAIIHLIVYMSIMPCLIAAAGFEVNYLRCLLAESLLLFMLYFVPTPGASGAAEGGAVAVFGLFVPWSVAGVMSVTWRLISEYTGILIGTVIVIRMLGWGGANKVMNEDGGTEKEAERN, from the coding sequence TTGACCGTCCAGAAGAGTTTTTCTATATTTATCATAATAGTGATACTCTCGATAATAGGCGTTCTCTTTTTCAGCATAGACGCCTCGACCTTTTCGATGCTCCAGAACGCGGATATGAAGATGCTGCTTTGCGCGCTTTTGCTTGTCTGCGTCGGCTGGTCGCTCGACGCCTGCAAATTTATGACTCTTGCGCGTGCCGCGGGAGAGAGGCTTTCCTTCAAATCTACCATATCGGTCGTCTGGATCAACTATTTCGGCTGCGCGATAACCCCGATGCAGAGCGGCGGCGGCCCCTTCCAGATATATCTTTTATACAAAGAGGGCGTGTCGGTCGGAAAATCTGTCGCTATAACGCTCGTCCGCACTATCCAGATATTGATCCTGCTGGCGCTCGTAATCCCTTTTTCGCTGATAGCCGACCCGGAGCTGCTCGAAAGGTACGCCTGTATGCGCATATACGTCTGCTACGTCGCCTTCTTCGTCGCGCTCTGCGCCTTCCTGCTCATCGTCAGCGTCGCGCGGCCGCAGCTGATAAAGCACTGGGTGAACGCGGCGCTCGTATGGGTGCGCAAGGTCGGGTTTTTGAAATCTAAATATCTGCTGCGTGCGGTGCGCTGGGTGAGCCGCGAGGTCGACGCCTACAATTCGAATATAAAATTATTCACCACCACCGGCAAATGGTATTTCATCCTCTCGATATTCCTTGCGATAATCCACCTTATAGTTTACATGTCGATCATGCCCTGCCTGATAGCTGCGGCGGGCTTTGAAGTGAATTACCTACGCTGTCTGCTCGCAGAGTCCCTTCTGCTTTTCATGCTCTACTTCGTGCCGACGCCCGGCGCGAGCGGTGCTGCCGAAGGCGGCGCCGTCGCCGTCTTCGGGCTCTTCGTCCCCTGGAGCGTCGCCGGCGTGATGTCCGTGACCTGGCGCCTCATATCAGAGTATACCGGCATCCTGATAGGGACGGTCATCGTCATTCGAATGCTCGGCTGGGGCGGCGCGAACAAGGTGATGAACGAAGATGGCGGGACGGAAAAAGAGGCGGAAAGGAATTAG
- a CDS encoding helix-turn-helix transcriptional regulator — MKKKKIILAGENRLFTDALRVVLGSGGDFDAAVVKGTDAALLCGIIAAKPDLFVLHERYAGAAAVQTLREARRRAKDMGILFVIKESTPELFSFAGESAGVGIMPESADIAEFREAVFSLLRGERYISRAVLSASAPAEERDRREEPLSEITQREREVLYWLAKGLTNREISKRMILSEKTIKNHVSHILKKLDISDRTKAAAIAWEEGLPLVEEEFFSISSLRAVIK, encoded by the coding sequence GTGAAAAAAAAGAAGATAATACTCGCCGGCGAGAACAGGCTCTTTACGGACGCGCTGCGCGTCGTGCTTGGAAGCGGCGGCGATTTTGATGCCGCCGTCGTGAAGGGAACCGACGCCGCGTTGCTGTGCGGCATAATCGCCGCCAAGCCTGATCTGTTCGTCCTGCATGAAAGATATGCTGGCGCGGCCGCGGTGCAGACTCTGCGCGAAGCGCGCCGGCGCGCTAAGGATATGGGCATACTCTTCGTTATAAAAGAAAGCACGCCGGAACTCTTTTCATTCGCCGGCGAGAGCGCCGGCGTGGGAATCATGCCGGAAAGCGCGGACATCGCCGAGTTCAGGGAAGCCGTTTTTTCGCTTCTGCGCGGCGAGCGCTATATAAGCCGCGCCGTTTTGAGCGCTTCTGCGCCGGCTGAAGAGAGAGACCGGCGGGAAGAACCACTCTCCGAGATAACCCAGCGTGAGCGCGAGGTGCTTTACTGGCTCGCTAAGGGGTTGACCAACCGCGAAATATCGAAAAGGATGATTCTATCCGAAAAAACGATAAAGAACCACGTGAGCCACATACTGAAAAAGCTCGACATATCGGACCGGACCAAAGCGGCCGCCATCGCCTGGGAAGAGGGGCTGCCCCTTGTGGAAGAGGAGTTTTTCTCTATTTCATCTCTGCGTGCTGTGATAAAATAG
- a CDS encoding tRNA 2-thiocytidine biosynthesis TtcA family protein codes for MKEDFEENYPLSKKISRFAGEAIRDYSMIREGDGILIGLSGGKDSLLLSLSLALLRKRSPVKFTLRACLIDQSDGSMQTDKVAAYMDELEIPLKVVPHPICQIMEERKERSPCSLCANMRRGMLAGQAAALGCGTIALGHHKDDAAETVLMNLFYGGRFKCFHPHLYMSRSGIRVIRPFVYIEERRIELEAWRLSLPVANFCCPYGEKSKRKIAKETMASLLKEAPELRSNIVHALKNLHENESWPKGMLKE; via the coding sequence TTGAAAGAGGACTTCGAGGAAAATTATCCGCTGTCAAAAAAAATATCGCGCTTTGCCGGTGAAGCTATAAGGGATTATAGCATGATACGCGAAGGCGACGGAATACTTATCGGGCTTTCCGGCGGAAAGGACAGCCTTCTGCTCTCGCTTTCGCTCGCGCTGCTGAGAAAAAGAAGCCCCGTAAAATTTACGCTGCGCGCGTGCCTCATAGACCAGTCCGACGGCTCTATGCAGACCGACAAGGTCGCGGCTTATATGGACGAGCTGGAGATTCCGCTGAAGGTAGTGCCGCACCCTATCTGCCAGATCATGGAGGAACGGAAAGAGCGCTCGCCGTGCAGCCTCTGCGCGAACATGAGGCGCGGCATGCTCGCCGGCCAGGCGGCGGCCCTCGGCTGCGGCACTATAGCGCTTGGGCACCACAAGGACGACGCGGCGGAAACCGTGCTGATGAATCTCTTTTACGGCGGGCGCTTCAAATGCTTTCATCCGCACCTTTACATGAGCCGCAGCGGCATCCGCGTGATACGCCCCTTCGTGTACATCGAGGAGCGCCGGATAGAACTCGAAGCGTGGCGCCTCTCCCTGCCGGTCGCGAACTTCTGCTGTCCTTACGGAGAGAAATCGAAGCGCAAAATCGCTAAGGAAACCATGGCTTCGCTGCTCAAAGAAGCGCCGGAGCTGAGAAGCAACATAGTGCACGCGCTGAAAAACCTGCACGAAAACGAAAGCTGGCCGAAGGGTATGCTGAAAGAATAG